CGCCGGCCGCGGCCCGTCGCGGGACGGTTCGGCCCGGCCGGCGTGACCAACGCGCCGCGTGCGCCGCCCGGCGTACGAACCGACATCCCGCGACGGAGGGCGAAGTGGCCGACAACAAGCGGCGCGGCGAGGACGCCGGCGACGACGGTCTGCGCGACGAGCGTGACGAGGTCGTCGACGAGGTGACCGCCGACAGCGACGCCACCGACGACGACGCCACCGACGCGGACGAGCCGGTATCCCGGGGCGGCACCGCGACCCGGTCGCGGACCCGCGCGGGCGCGGCCGACAGCAAGCCGAAGACCCGGAACGAGACCGACCGGGTGGGGCCGTTCGCCCGCGTCGCGCGTTTCTTCCGCGAGGTGGTCGCCGAACTGCGTAAGGTCATCTGGCCGACCCGCAAGGAACTGCTGACCTACACGGCCGTGGTGGTCACCTTCGTCGCGGTGATGCTGACGATCGTGGGCCTTCTCGACTTCGCGTTCGCGAAGGGTGTGCTGTGGGTCTTCGGCAGCCCCAGCTGACCGGCCGACTGAGCCGATAGTGACGGAAGTGAGCAAGCGTGCCTGAGTACGACGAGACCGCCGAGACCACGGACGACCAGTCCACGGTCGCGACGGCGGCGAGTGACGAGTCGGTCGAGGCCGCCAGCGAGCCGGAGTTCCCGACCACCGAGCCGGAGCCCGACGAGGACTACGACCCGGTCGCCGAGCTGCGCCAGAAGCTGCGCTACGCGCCCGGCGACTGGTACGTGGTGCACTCGTACGCCGGCTACGAGAACAAGGTCAAGACCAACCTCGAGACCCGGATCATCTCCCTCGACATGGAGGAGTACATCTACCAGGTCGAGGTGCCGACCCGGGAAGAGGTCGAGGTCAAGAACGGCAAGCGTTCGCAGATCCAGGCCAAGGTCTTCCCCGGTTACATCCTGGTCCGGATGGAGCTGACCGCCGAGTCCTACTCGTGCGTGCGCAACACGCCGGGGGTCACCGGCTTCGTGGGGGCCACCGACCGGGCCGACCGGCCCGCGCCGCTGAGCCTCGACGAGGTGATCAAGTGGCTGGCCCCGGCGGTGGAGACCGAGCAGAAGAAGGCCAAGCCCGAGGTCCGGGTCCTCGACTTCGAGGTCGGTGACTCGGTCACCGTCACCGACGGCGCGTTCGCCTCGCTGCCGGCGACGATCAGCGAAATCAACGCCGATCAGCAGAAGCTCAAGGTGCTGGTGTCGATCTTCGGTCGGGAGACCCCGGTCGAGCTGAACTTCAACCAGGTCGCCAAGATCTGACGACGTTCCCCGTCGCCGGCGGTGGGCAGCGGCCCGCCGCCGGCGACGGCGTTTCCACCCCGCGTGGACCTCGGCGCAGAGGGTCACCGGGCGCTGCGCTACTCTTGAACGTCGCCGCTGTGGCACCGCGCTGACCGTGCGCGCCCATGGCCGGCACCTTTCCCAGTTCCAAGCCCCAGGAAGTGACATGCCTCCGAAGAAGAAGCTCGTCAAGACGTTCACGCTTCAGCTGAAGGCGGGCCAGGCGACTCCGGCCCCGCCGGTGGGCCCCGCGCTCGGTCAGCACGGCGTGAACATCATGGAGTTCTGCAAGTCCTACAACGCGCAGACCGAGTCCCAGCGGGGCGACATCGTCCCCGCCGAGATCAGCGTGTACGAGGACCGGTCCTTCACCTTCGTCCTCAAGACCCCGCCCGCCGCCCGGCTGCTGCTCAAGGCCGCCGGTGTGGAGAAGGGCTCCGGCGTGCCGCAGAGCCAGAAGGTCGGCTCGGTGAGCCAGGCCCAGGTG
Above is a window of Micromonospora rifamycinica DNA encoding:
- the secE gene encoding preprotein translocase subunit SecE — its product is MADNKRRGEDAGDDGLRDERDEVVDEVTADSDATDDDATDADEPVSRGGTATRSRTRAGAADSKPKTRNETDRVGPFARVARFFREVVAELRKVIWPTRKELLTYTAVVVTFVAVMLTIVGLLDFAFAKGVLWVFGSPS
- the nusG gene encoding transcription termination/antitermination protein NusG is translated as MPEYDETAETTDDQSTVATAASDESVEAASEPEFPTTEPEPDEDYDPVAELRQKLRYAPGDWYVVHSYAGYENKVKTNLETRIISLDMEEYIYQVEVPTREEVEVKNGKRSQIQAKVFPGYILVRMELTAESYSCVRNTPGVTGFVGATDRADRPAPLSLDEVIKWLAPAVETEQKKAKPEVRVLDFEVGDSVTVTDGAFASLPATISEINADQQKLKVLVSIFGRETPVELNFNQVAKI
- the rplK gene encoding 50S ribosomal protein L11; this encodes MPPKKKLVKTFTLQLKAGQATPAPPVGPALGQHGVNIMEFCKSYNAQTESQRGDIVPAEISVYEDRSFTFVLKTPPAARLLLKAAGVEKGSGVPQSQKVGSVSQAQVREIAEKKMVDLNANDIDQAAKIIAGTARSMGIVVND